One Turneriella parva DSM 21527 genomic region harbors:
- a CDS encoding CsgG/HfaB family protein yields MILDFVNRQKNVNAEYLSVTIAEALIDPLKKTRKFEILPRSTADKILKERNISKEQTFSEETAIQIGEATGADVVVMGSFVAVEPTVQIQAKAVDVAEKRLALSKSRTAKLDAKIFDNINALADDMTQEMAEKLPPLTQRVVYQDSGLFIAKDFIFHGMANAAVTWGFESKFLALGLGGSFNTSFKFLHRFVQPYFATSFALTTGKTQIDKMSAFDFSGGLTYAFIIPKKWGWVQETQIRPYVAGGAAAGTIKTSYDINYMVPAVSGGFITDFFVHKNLSIAVQIQQQFLFDADTTLKLLSVGLGAGYRI; encoded by the coding sequence TTGATTCTAGATTTTGTAAACCGCCAAAAGAATGTTAACGCCGAATATCTTTCGGTCACGATTGCAGAAGCACTGATCGACCCACTCAAGAAAACCCGTAAGTTTGAGATTCTACCTCGCTCAACGGCAGATAAGATTCTCAAAGAAAGGAACATCAGCAAAGAGCAGACATTTAGCGAAGAAACCGCAATTCAAATAGGTGAAGCCACAGGCGCCGATGTCGTTGTCATGGGTAGCTTTGTGGCAGTAGAGCCAACTGTACAAATTCAGGCCAAGGCAGTCGATGTTGCTGAAAAACGCCTCGCGCTCAGCAAATCAAGAACCGCAAAACTCGATGCAAAGATTTTTGATAATATCAATGCACTCGCCGATGACATGACTCAAGAGATGGCTGAGAAATTACCGCCGCTGACCCAGCGAGTTGTCTATCAAGATAGTGGCTTGTTTATTGCGAAAGATTTCATTTTTCATGGCATGGCAAACGCAGCGGTAACCTGGGGCTTCGAAAGCAAATTTCTGGCTCTGGGGCTCGGCGGGTCTTTCAATACAAGTTTTAAATTTTTGCACCGTTTTGTTCAACCCTACTTTGCCACTTCATTCGCTTTGACTACAGGCAAAACGCAAATCGATAAGATGTCGGCCTTTGATTTTTCGGGCGGTCTGACTTACGCCTTTATCATACCCAAGAAGTGGGGCTGGGTTCAAGAAACGCAGATTCGACCATACGTGGCTGGTGGTGCGGCGGCGGGCACCATTAAGACAAGCTACGATATCAACTACATGGTACCGGCTGTTTCAGGCGGGTTCATCACGGATTTTTTCGTGCACAAGAATCTTAGCATCGCCGTGCAGATACAACAACAGTTTCTCTTTGATGCGGATACGACTTTGAAATTGCTTTCGGTCGGACTCGGAGCGGGGTACAGAATATGA
- a CDS encoding adenylate/guanylate cyclase domain-containing protein yields MKNLSLRSKLMVITSGLIIISLIVLSVISIRYFAQDKTDLIKLQTNDTAKLIAERLKTEIGAKIEALTVFDRYAAAASSAGSPRKKAERKKGKAAASAPQTPMAAGTGVLRVSRYIYNASGISRVYKRDIASAQQALELGADLFERDEGRLAERLKAVFKGQTLVLTRTQAFGKPVWFLAFPIIEGQVAERVVAAYLSSEVLDSAFTSRVYTSFFVDSDRAVIVHTDKKETLAGRSLKDHPAVVFLQGQETKAGFSIYPNSATGHEYFGAYSKLEVGSTAIVVELEKDKALESVRLLQITAALIAGIIILVALILVYFFAKTISEPVRELRDAAEKIKSGDYHLRLTPRSGDEVGALTQSFNEMAVGLEEREKLKGALGKFVNPEIAEKAMKGELKLGGERRTATIFFSDIRSFTAISEQLQPEEVVEFLNAYMTIMVKIIGDHNGIVDKFIGDAIMAVWGVPESKGNDALNAVNATIEMRRALLEFNKGRGSAKKPIIKIGCGLNTGAVLAGQIGSEDRLDYTVIGDAVNLASRVETLNKPFGTDILISQDTYNVVKNDFDCEPMQKIKVKGKSQPQQIYAVLRKKGDKNGPKDLKELRKLLGIDMSGKPKKSGDDEEVKYEILEG; encoded by the coding sequence TTGAAGAATCTTTCACTGCGCTCGAAACTCATGGTCATCACTTCGGGGCTGATTATCATCAGCCTCATTGTGCTTTCTGTTATCTCAATCCGCTATTTCGCGCAAGACAAAACAGACCTGATCAAACTGCAGACGAACGACACCGCCAAGCTGATCGCCGAACGGCTGAAGACCGAGATTGGTGCCAAGATCGAGGCACTCACGGTTTTCGATCGTTACGCTGCGGCTGCATCGTCTGCAGGCTCACCTAGAAAAAAGGCCGAGCGCAAGAAGGGTAAGGCAGCCGCCAGTGCGCCACAGACGCCGATGGCTGCAGGCACGGGTGTGCTGCGCGTCAGCCGCTATATTTATAATGCGAGCGGCATCTCACGCGTCTACAAGCGCGACATTGCTTCAGCGCAGCAGGCTCTCGAGCTCGGCGCCGATCTTTTTGAGCGCGACGAAGGGCGCCTCGCTGAACGCCTGAAAGCCGTATTCAAAGGGCAGACGCTGGTTTTGACACGCACGCAGGCATTCGGCAAACCGGTGTGGTTTCTGGCTTTTCCCATTATCGAAGGGCAGGTTGCGGAGCGTGTTGTCGCCGCGTACCTCAGCAGCGAAGTTCTCGATTCGGCTTTCACCTCGCGCGTCTACACTTCGTTTTTTGTGGATAGCGACCGTGCTGTCATCGTGCACACTGACAAGAAAGAGACGCTCGCAGGCCGTTCACTCAAAGACCACCCGGCTGTGGTGTTCTTGCAAGGGCAAGAAACCAAAGCAGGCTTTAGCATTTACCCAAACAGCGCGACAGGGCATGAATATTTCGGTGCGTACTCAAAACTTGAAGTCGGTTCGACCGCCATAGTCGTAGAGCTCGAAAAAGACAAGGCGCTCGAATCGGTGAGACTTCTGCAAATCACCGCTGCCCTCATTGCCGGCATTATCATTCTCGTTGCGCTGATTCTCGTCTACTTTTTTGCGAAGACAATTTCTGAGCCGGTGCGCGAACTGCGTGACGCGGCCGAAAAAATCAAAAGCGGCGATTACCATTTGCGGCTAACACCGCGCAGCGGCGATGAGGTCGGTGCGCTGACACAGTCGTTCAACGAAATGGCGGTTGGCCTCGAAGAGCGCGAAAAGCTTAAGGGTGCGCTCGGCAAGTTTGTGAACCCCGAGATTGCCGAAAAGGCGATGAAGGGTGAACTAAAGCTCGGTGGCGAACGGCGAACGGCGACGATCTTCTTCTCAGACATTCGCTCGTTCACCGCAATTTCAGAGCAGTTGCAACCTGAAGAGGTCGTCGAGTTTTTAAATGCCTACATGACGATTATGGTTAAGATCATTGGCGACCATAACGGCATCGTCGATAAGTTCATCGGTGATGCCATCATGGCAGTGTGGGGAGTTCCCGAGTCCAAGGGTAACGACGCCCTGAACGCGGTGAACGCGACGATTGAAATGCGCCGGGCGCTGCTCGAATTCAACAAGGGCCGCGGTTCGGCGAAAAAGCCGATCATCAAAATCGGCTGCGGCCTCAATACCGGCGCGGTGCTTGCCGGGCAGATCGGTTCAGAAGACCGTCTCGATTATACCGTTATCGGCGACGCAGTGAATCTGGCCTCACGCGTTGAAACCCTCAACAAACCCTTCGGTACCGACATTCTCATCTCACAAGATACTTACAACGTCGTCAAAAATGATTTTGATTGCGAACCGATGCAAAAGATCAAGGTCAAGGGCAAGTCGCAGCCGCAGCAGATTTATGCCGTGCTGCGCAAGAAAGGTGATAAGAATGGCCCCAAAGACCTGAAAGAACTGCGCAAACTGCTCGGCATCGACATGTCGGGCAAGCCGAAGAAGTCGGGCGACGACGAAGAAGTCAAATATGAAATTCTCGAAGGCTGA
- a CDS encoding FecR domain-containing protein, with product MKFSKADAAFTAAMLGGIAILSGLLYLHNSRRTAGKGESIGKVFFKREVAMRKFSDRMVWEDVENGSPLYSLDAVMTGNYSDAELVLNSGLKLKLEANTLVELDLEQSGLKLRLSGGGIKTAGAQNAQTVVTTTDGQAINVTQADASIRTTGKQTAVEVKEGQVQVVGKDGQTQTVAKDEVLAEGKKARITLQLTGILEDAVILAAGKTGKVMLGCSGNARTAEVSQRSDMSSARQIELENGKATTTLAAGDWYTRCKGEGGSISATRHFRVVEAGNYQIAQSASYDEKPAIRFEIKPPRGVTSTQIEIADNAQFVNPVYAETTSRSSVVVNVPKDGRYYYRLRPASESGRVDSQLPPATGSVVVQRNEKRAGLGFLSLGAASYSRSQVESGKAVVAFEGAERANYEILQRGSDKVLRSGETQRSSVELPADLAAGKYTLRVKSSSGEKAELPFEVRDKVRVELVEPVNNTVVFLPPQQKTVGLAIKWRGSAEITLYQVLIAEDAAMQKVLKKLNVEDTEFRFTGLTARTYFVKVLALENNLARAESAAHQVVVQDKLPPVAELYPKDDQKVDITRSAGLNLKWQPVTGASSYEVKVFQKRKGGLVLVDSRVTKTTALTVSDLKKLKEGEMVWEVRAQQADRTGKVVQQSEPVRNTVNVSFGATPPAPEIVPTVE from the coding sequence ATGAAATTCTCGAAGGCTGACGCCGCTTTTACCGCCGCGATGCTCGGTGGCATCGCGATACTCTCGGGCTTGCTCTATCTGCACAACAGCCGCCGCACCGCCGGTAAAGGTGAGTCGATCGGCAAGGTGTTCTTCAAGCGCGAAGTTGCCATGCGCAAGTTCTCTGACCGCATGGTATGGGAAGACGTCGAGAACGGTTCACCGCTCTATTCACTCGATGCGGTTATGACAGGCAACTATTCCGATGCTGAATTGGTACTCAACTCGGGTTTGAAGCTAAAACTCGAAGCAAATACCCTCGTCGAGCTCGACCTCGAACAAAGCGGACTGAAGCTCAGGCTTTCTGGCGGTGGCATCAAAACGGCCGGCGCGCAGAATGCGCAGACGGTAGTCACGACGACCGACGGCCAGGCGATCAACGTCACGCAGGCAGATGCGAGCATTCGCACGACGGGTAAACAGACCGCGGTAGAAGTCAAAGAAGGCCAGGTGCAGGTTGTCGGCAAAGATGGCCAGACGCAAACTGTCGCCAAAGACGAAGTTCTCGCCGAAGGCAAGAAGGCGCGCATTACGTTGCAGCTCACGGGTATTCTCGAAGACGCCGTCATTCTTGCAGCTGGCAAAACGGGAAAGGTGATGCTGGGCTGCAGCGGCAACGCGCGCACGGCTGAAGTGTCACAGCGCTCTGACATGTCGTCGGCGCGGCAGATTGAACTCGAAAACGGCAAAGCGACCACGACGCTCGCCGCTGGCGATTGGTACACGCGCTGCAAAGGCGAAGGTGGATCTATATCTGCCACGCGCCATTTTCGCGTGGTCGAAGCCGGCAACTACCAGATTGCGCAGAGTGCATCTTACGATGAGAAGCCCGCCATTCGCTTTGAAATCAAACCACCTCGCGGCGTGACCTCGACCCAGATTGAAATTGCCGACAACGCGCAGTTTGTGAACCCCGTCTATGCCGAAACGACGAGCCGTTCTTCGGTGGTCGTGAATGTACCCAAAGACGGACGCTATTACTATCGCCTGCGCCCTGCGTCAGAATCGGGGCGCGTCGATTCGCAGTTGCCGCCCGCGACCGGTTCCGTTGTCGTTCAGCGCAATGAAAAACGAGCCGGGCTGGGCTTTCTCAGTCTCGGCGCGGCTTCGTACTCACGTTCGCAGGTAGAATCGGGTAAAGCGGTCGTTGCCTTTGAAGGCGCCGAGCGGGCGAATTATGAGATTCTGCAGCGCGGCAGTGACAAAGTTTTGCGCTCGGGCGAAACGCAGCGTAGCAGCGTTGAGCTGCCTGCAGACCTCGCAGCGGGTAAATATACGTTGCGGGTGAAATCCTCATCGGGTGAGAAAGCCGAACTACCTTTCGAGGTGCGTGACAAGGTCAGGGTTGAACTCGTCGAGCCTGTCAACAACACGGTCGTTTTTTTGCCGCCGCAGCAAAAAACTGTGGGGCTCGCGATTAAGTGGCGTGGCAGCGCTGAAATTACCTTATACCAGGTTCTTATCGCTGAAGACGCGGCGATGCAGAAAGTGCTGAAGAAACTCAACGTTGAAGATACCGAGTTTCGCTTTACGGGTCTCACCGCGCGTACCTACTTTGTGAAAGTGCTGGCGCTCGAGAATAACCTCGCGCGGGCCGAAAGCGCGGCGCACCAGGTTGTTGTGCAAGACAAGCTGCCCCCGGTTGCAGAGCTCTACCCAAAAGACGACCAAAAGGTGGATATCACCCGTTCTGCGGGCCTCAATCTGAAGTGGCAGCCCGTTACCGGGGCGAGCTCATACGAGGTGAAGGTCTTTCAAAAGCGAAAGGGGGGCCTGGTGCTCGTCGACTCGCGCGTGACGAAAACAACTGCCCTGACCGTTTCTGATCTCAAGAAGCTGAAAGAGGGTGAAATGGTCTGGGAAGTACGCGCGCAGCAGGCCGATCGAACGGGAAAGGTTGTGCAGCAGAGTGAGCCGGTGCGCAACACAGTGAATGTGTCATTTGGCGCGACGCCACCCGCGCCTGAGATTGTACCGACGGTTGAGTAA
- a CDS encoding ABC1 kinase family protein yields MAEQEKLTTSPFGRFLKMGALAGRVGFSLVGEKTLGLFLGEESRELRMARAWVKNAEKIAETLGNLKGGAMKIGQMLSVQEAILPKELAFVLKSLQQNAPTVSTAVMMQTLDADIPHWRTLIKEIDEKPLAAASIGQVHRATMHDGRQVAIKIQYPKIDQAIFSDLKNLRRLFELILESMLATNLDHLFAEIEARLIEEVDYRREIRRIHEFREFYANDDRFCIPKPVEEMSSQRVLTTELLVGITIESARHRTAAEKNIWGRLLFRALAAQLLVFRKLQSDPNPANYAFLENGKIALYDFGSIKELPDWLHAGYMKTISLCRQDRFSEITAVAASMKVMMKSGEEVPFKHVQLFHDALAPVFLERPYRFNTERDPIKKIINYNKANFNELKDITFPGDILFIDRAIAGLIGNLTALGAEANWKDELFEAIGLSE; encoded by the coding sequence ATGGCTGAACAAGAAAAGCTGACGACTTCGCCCTTTGGCCGGTTTCTCAAAATGGGCGCGTTGGCCGGCCGGGTGGGTTTTTCACTCGTTGGTGAAAAAACCCTCGGCCTCTTTCTCGGCGAAGAATCGCGCGAGCTTCGCATGGCCCGCGCGTGGGTGAAAAACGCTGAGAAAATAGCCGAGACCCTCGGCAACCTCAAGGGCGGCGCAATGAAAATCGGGCAGATGCTTTCAGTGCAAGAGGCGATTTTGCCGAAAGAACTGGCTTTTGTGCTGAAGTCTCTGCAACAGAATGCGCCGACCGTTTCGACCGCGGTAATGATGCAAACGCTCGACGCCGACATACCGCACTGGCGCACACTCATAAAAGAGATTGATGAGAAACCGCTCGCGGCGGCCTCGATCGGCCAGGTACACCGCGCGACAATGCATGACGGCCGGCAGGTCGCAATAAAAATTCAGTACCCGAAAATCGACCAGGCAATCTTTTCAGATCTGAAGAACCTGCGGCGATTGTTCGAGCTGATTCTCGAAAGTATGCTCGCGACGAACCTCGACCATTTGTTCGCCGAGATCGAGGCCAGGCTTATCGAAGAGGTTGATTACCGCCGTGAGATTCGGCGTATTCATGAGTTTCGTGAATTCTACGCGAACGACGACAGGTTTTGTATTCCCAAACCTGTTGAAGAGATGTCTTCGCAGCGGGTGCTTACAACTGAACTGCTGGTGGGTATCACGATTGAATCGGCGAGGCACCGCACCGCGGCAGAAAAAAATATCTGGGGTCGCCTGCTCTTTCGCGCGCTCGCAGCCCAGCTGCTGGTCTTTCGCAAACTGCAGTCAGACCCAAACCCTGCCAATTACGCATTTCTCGAAAACGGCAAAATCGCTCTCTATGATTTCGGCAGCATCAAAGAATTGCCCGACTGGCTGCACGCGGGCTATATGAAGACTATCAGCCTCTGCCGGCAAGACAGGTTCAGTGAAATTACGGCTGTTGCGGCCTCGATGAAGGTCATGATGAAGTCGGGCGAAGAGGTTCCGTTTAAGCATGTGCAGCTGTTTCATGACGCGTTGGCGCCGGTGTTTCTCGAACGGCCCTATCGTTTTAATACCGAACGCGATCCGATCAAAAAGATTATCAACTATAACAAGGCAAACTTCAACGAGTTGAAAGACATTACTTTTCCCGGAGACATCTTGTTCATCGACCGCGCGATTGCGGGCCTCATCGGCAACCTGACAGCACTCGGGGCAGAGGCGAACTGGAAAGACGAACTATTCGAGGCCATCGGCCTTAGCGAATAG
- a CDS encoding NUDIX hydrolase, with amino-acid sequence MILATLCYVQKDGKTLMMHRNKRADDVHLGKYNGLGGKFEPGESPEECVMREVFEESNLKIKPRLRGVMTFPQFAKGHDWYCFLYTSSEFEGELKDDCAEGDLVWIENERVLQLPLWPGDRIFLQWLNQPKFFSAKFNYAGGELVSHSVEFYG; translated from the coding sequence ATGATTCTCGCGACGCTTTGCTACGTACAAAAAGACGGCAAGACACTCATGATGCACCGAAATAAGCGGGCCGACGACGTGCACCTCGGCAAGTACAACGGGCTCGGCGGCAAGTTCGAGCCCGGAGAATCGCCAGAAGAATGTGTCATGCGCGAAGTCTTTGAAGAGAGCAACCTGAAAATTAAGCCAAGGCTGCGCGGGGTCATGACTTTTCCGCAATTTGCCAAAGGTCACGACTGGTATTGTTTTCTTTATACATCCTCAGAGTTTGAAGGTGAATTGAAAGACGACTGCGCCGAAGGCGACCTGGTGTGGATAGAGAACGAACGCGTGCTACAGCTACCCTTGTGGCCAGGTGACCGCATTTTTCTGCAGTGGCTCAACCAACCGAAATTCTTTTCGGCAAAATTCAACTACGCCGGCGGCGAGCTCGTCTCGCATTCTGTAGAGTTCTATGGCTGA
- the lptE gene encoding LPS assembly lipoprotein LptE translates to MISTRARLSRLPGVTGASGLRQLLCIGLTLTGFSFAPFGCATLSKGFGDTESEPLTLEYRKFRSARRLLYIQNFDNRTFSPQLTGRLKDKLQVAYTRLSSVVVTPDKKAAQLILYGKILFYAEEPGVFDRSAAPLTYNLSIVASVRIRARGEGEEDTQPYEQHTVRYATTYSAGEPLFESRYTAEERLLDGLADRIVNATYEPGATP, encoded by the coding sequence ATGATCAGCACGCGTGCCCGGCTGTCGAGGCTGCCCGGCGTTACAGGCGCCAGCGGCCTGCGGCAGCTGCTGTGCATTGGGTTGACGCTCACAGGGTTTAGTTTCGCGCCTTTTGGCTGTGCGACGCTCTCGAAAGGTTTCGGCGACACAGAATCAGAACCCCTGACCCTCGAATATCGCAAGTTTCGCAGTGCACGCCGGCTGCTCTATATTCAAAACTTCGACAACCGAACGTTTTCGCCACAGCTCACCGGCCGGCTCAAAGACAAGCTACAGGTCGCATACACGCGCCTGAGTTCGGTGGTTGTGACTCCCGATAAAAAGGCGGCGCAGCTGATCTTGTACGGCAAAATACTGTTCTACGCTGAAGAGCCTGGTGTTTTTGACCGCTCGGCGGCGCCGCTCACATACAACCTTTCGATCGTCGCGTCGGTGCGCATCAGAGCGCGCGGCGAAGGCGAAGAAGATACTCAACCCTATGAACAGCACACGGTGCGGTATGCAACGACCTATTCGGCGGGCGAACCGCTGTTTGAATCGCGTTACACCGCAGAAGAGCGCCTGCTCGACGGCTTGGCCGACCGCATCGTCAACGCAACCTATGAACCGGGGGCAACACCATGA
- a CDS encoding acetyl-CoA carboxylase biotin carboxylase subunit yields the protein MKTIKTLLIANRGEIARRIMRTARTMGIRCVAIYEDEDAGSLYVREADVASRLANGFLDQADILRIAAEHRVDAIHPGYGFLSENAEFVAKVEKQGTIFIGPSSAAMKRMGEKTSARAEAKAARVPLLPGEEIEDATKLSEKERTALVERIGLPVVLKAAAGGGGKAQAIIHNMAEAQEAFEKVIREAARLYNSKSLVVERYLVKARHVEVQVLGNAAKKNFSLFDRDCSAQRNNQKIIEEAPAPNLPPNVRAELHASAVRLADHVGYSNAGTMEYLFDPIRNECYFLEMNTRLQVEHTVTEMVTGLDLVREQILIAAGGETEYASVSVTGHAIQARICAEKSDGTYQPSTGIIETYVEPEGVRIDTGISQGSEVSGKYDNMLAKVIVHRPTRDEAINLLAQKLAEYMINGIHTNIPLLIQLLKDPRFGEVSHYTRYLQSEFEPPRYDSDTAAALAAIMLYEEERRAGLARYGTLADFTNTPQAAR from the coding sequence ATGAAAACAATAAAGACGCTACTCATCGCCAATCGCGGAGAAATCGCCCGCCGCATCATGCGCACCGCGCGCACTATGGGTATTCGCTGCGTGGCCATTTACGAAGACGAAGACGCCGGTTCGCTTTATGTGCGCGAGGCTGATGTAGCTTCACGGCTTGCGAACGGGTTTCTCGATCAGGCGGATATATTGCGTATTGCGGCCGAGCACCGTGTCGATGCGATTCACCCCGGTTATGGCTTCTTATCTGAGAACGCCGAGTTTGTCGCCAAAGTCGAAAAGCAGGGCACCATCTTTATCGGGCCCTCATCAGCGGCCATGAAGAGAATGGGCGAAAAAACCAGCGCGCGCGCCGAAGCCAAGGCAGCGCGCGTACCGCTCTTACCGGGCGAAGAAATTGAAGATGCGACGAAACTGAGCGAAAAAGAGCGAACTGCACTGGTCGAGCGTATTGGCCTCCCGGTCGTGCTCAAGGCAGCGGCGGGCGGTGGCGGCAAGGCGCAGGCAATCATTCACAATATGGCCGAGGCGCAAGAAGCATTTGAGAAGGTGATCCGCGAAGCGGCAAGGCTCTATAACAGCAAGTCACTCGTTGTCGAGCGTTACCTCGTCAAAGCGCGCCATGTTGAGGTGCAGGTTTTGGGCAACGCCGCGAAAAAGAATTTCTCTCTGTTCGACCGTGACTGCAGTGCGCAGCGAAATAACCAGAAGATCATCGAAGAGGCGCCCGCACCGAACCTGCCGCCGAATGTGAGGGCAGAGCTGCATGCATCGGCGGTTAGGCTGGCAGACCATGTCGGTTACAGCAATGCCGGCACGATGGAATACCTATTCGACCCGATTCGTAACGAATGCTATTTTCTGGAGATGAACACAAGGTTGCAGGTCGAGCACACCGTAACAGAAATGGTCACGGGGCTCGATCTTGTGCGCGAGCAGATTCTGATTGCGGCAGGTGGCGAAACTGAATATGCAAGCGTCAGCGTGACGGGGCACGCGATTCAGGCGCGCATCTGCGCAGAAAAAAGCGACGGCACTTACCAGCCATCAACGGGTATAATCGAAACCTATGTCGAACCCGAGGGAGTGCGAATCGACACAGGTATCTCGCAGGGTTCAGAGGTCTCGGGCAAATATGACAACATGCTCGCAAAAGTTATCGTGCACAGGCCCACACGCGATGAAGCCATTAACTTGTTGGCCCAGAAGCTTGCAGAGTATATGATCAATGGCATTCATACGAATATTCCACTGCTCATTCAGCTGCTCAAAGACCCACGCTTTGGCGAAGTGAGCCATTACACGCGTTACCTGCAGAGCGAATTTGAGCCGCCGCGTTACGATTCTGACACGGCAGCCGCTCTCGCCGCGATCATGCTCTACGAAGAAGAGCGCCGGGCAGGCCTTGCAAGGTATGGCACGCTCGCTGATTTCACCAATACACCGCAGGCTGCGCGATGA
- a CDS encoding tetratricopeptide repeat protein, with product MKRATACMLFAAATQLSAVSEIYSGSPVRKKDKVQADLKLFHPRITPEFLSSFKPTQLDFDMGWVIIDESTRKFPDRITADDLRKSDPARASTEVKRPRITNRGEFLWAEGANDLATSKNSEGLAFVMANDMDRAREIFEELRQSEPQFFPGRFNLGRVYLYFKQHREAIAEFEKCTQLVPQYSKNYYYLGKSYELAARRDAADYNFLRAYKYDIYSLDALVALGDSLLEQKRTVEALNAFKHCLKQDSGFNDALIGMGKVAYTMKKHYDATLWFRTVDTKKSYKKELHFYYGESAFFSQDYQTAARQYEAMLNFPQDAIYSKVSLLRMRKRLEQTKRLLNQTVDQ from the coding sequence GTGAAGCGCGCGACCGCCTGTATGCTCTTTGCCGCAGCAACCCAGCTGTCTGCGGTCAGCGAAATCTACAGCGGCAGTCCGGTTCGTAAAAAAGACAAGGTTCAGGCAGACCTTAAGTTATTTCACCCGCGCATTACCCCCGAATTTCTGTCGAGTTTCAAGCCCACGCAGCTCGATTTCGACATGGGCTGGGTGATTATCGATGAAAGCACGCGCAAATTTCCCGATAGAATTACAGCAGACGATCTGCGCAAGAGCGACCCTGCCAGGGCAAGCACAGAAGTCAAACGCCCGCGCATTACAAACCGGGGCGAGTTTCTCTGGGCCGAGGGTGCGAACGATCTCGCGACCTCGAAAAACAGCGAAGGTCTCGCCTTCGTTATGGCGAACGACATGGACAGGGCACGCGAAATCTTCGAAGAATTGCGCCAGTCAGAGCCGCAGTTTTTTCCCGGTCGCTTCAACCTCGGCAGGGTTTATCTCTATTTCAAGCAGCACCGCGAGGCGATCGCTGAATTTGAGAAGTGCACACAGCTGGTGCCGCAGTACAGCAAAAACTATTATTATCTCGGCAAAAGTTATGAGCTCGCCGCGCGCCGCGATGCGGCAGACTATAATTTCTTGCGTGCGTATAAATACGACATCTACAGTCTCGACGCGCTCGTGGCGCTGGGCGACTCACTGCTCGAACAAAAGCGCACAGTCGAAGCACTCAATGCATTTAAGCATTGCCTGAAACAAGACTCGGGCTTCAACGATGCGCTCATCGGTATGGGCAAGGTCGCCTACACAATGAAAAAACATTACGATGCGACACTCTGGTTTCGCACGGTAGACACCAAAAAGAGCTACAAGAAAGAGCTGCACTTCTATTACGGAGAATCGGCCTTTTTTTCGCAAGATTACCAGACCGCCGCCCGCCAGTATGAGGCGATGCTGAACTTTCCGCAAGATGCGATCTACTCGAAAGTCTCTCTGCTGAGAATGCGAAAACGACTTGAACAGACAAAACGACTCCTGAACCAGACAGTCGATCAATAG
- a CDS encoding glutathione S-transferase family protein, which translates to MNNRLFGISYSMWTVQARWALDHHVIRYQYTEHIPMITTPLLRLAAGKLTGNVSAPLLVANGRVYEDSWAIVAYADREGHREKLIPLDMVDEIRGWHDLCDIARKSNRIIATDATAHNEDAKRENLPDLIPEFAKNVLTPLADLGVAYLGMKYDFRHAIIAEEKKKVREVLNQVRKGLAGKPYLYDHFTYADITAAATLQFVRPVSDKYIPLKPAMRETFSQNDLATEFADLIEWRDKLYADKRGETFAV; encoded by the coding sequence ATGAACAATCGTCTGTTTGGCATCTCATATTCGATGTGGACTGTTCAGGCGCGCTGGGCGCTTGACCACCACGTGATTCGTTACCAATACACCGAGCACATTCCGATGATTACAACTCCGCTGCTGCGCCTGGCAGCCGGCAAGCTCACGGGCAACGTCAGCGCGCCGCTGCTGGTTGCCAATGGCCGTGTGTACGAAGATTCGTGGGCGATTGTCGCGTATGCTGACCGCGAGGGACATCGCGAAAAGCTGATTCCCCTCGATATGGTAGACGAAATTCGTGGCTGGCATGACCTCTGCGATATCGCGCGCAAATCAAACCGCATTATCGCAACCGATGCGACCGCGCATAACGAAGATGCCAAACGCGAGAACCTGCCCGATCTGATTCCCGAGTTTGCGAAGAATGTTCTGACACCCCTCGCTGACCTCGGGGTCGCATACCTCGGCATGAAGTACGATTTCAGGCACGCCATCATCGCTGAAGAAAAGAAGAAAGTGCGCGAGGTGCTGAACCAGGTGCGCAAAGGCCTCGCGGGTAAACCCTACCTCTACGACCACTTCACGTATGCAGACATTACAGCTGCTGCGACGCTGCAGTTTGTGCGCCCGGTAAGCGACAAGTACATTCCGCTGAAGCCGGCGATGCGTGAGACTTTTTCACAGAATGACCTGGCAACTGAATTCGCCGACCTCATTGAGTGGCGCGACAAGCTTTACGCCGACAAACGCGGCGAAACCTTCGCCGTGTGA